A part of Streptomyces sp. NBC_01210 genomic DNA contains:
- the gcvH gene encoding glycine cleavage system protein GcvH encodes MSNPQQLRFSKEHEWLSAAEDGVSTVGITEHAANALGDVVYVQLPEVGDTVTAGETCGELESTKSVSDLYSPVSGEVTEANEDVVNDPSLVNSAPFEGGWLFKVRVSEEPKDLLSADEYTEFSGN; translated from the coding sequence ATGAGCAACCCCCAGCAGCTGCGCTTCAGCAAGGAGCACGAGTGGCTGTCGGCCGCCGAGGACGGCGTGTCGACGGTCGGCATCACGGAGCACGCGGCGAACGCGCTCGGCGATGTGGTGTACGTCCAGCTCCCCGAGGTCGGTGACACGGTGACCGCGGGCGAGACCTGCGGTGAGCTGGAGTCGACCAAGTCCGTCAGCGACCTGTACTCCCCGGTCAGCGGTGAGGTCACCGAGGCCAACGAGGACGTCGTCAATGACCCGTCACTGGTGAACTCCGCCCCCTTCGAGGGCGGCTGGCTCTTCAAGGTGCGCGTCAGCGAGGAGCCGAAGGACCTGCTCTCCGCCGACGAGTACACCGAGTTCTCCGGCAACTGA
- a CDS encoding EF-hand domain-containing protein, with amino-acid sequence MADIEEARRAFERYDLDGDGLITASEYKSVMAQLGDFHVTETVAEAVIKTKDANGDGQLTFDEFWASLNKA; translated from the coding sequence GTGGCGGACATCGAAGAGGCGCGCAGGGCGTTCGAGCGCTACGACCTGGACGGCGACGGCCTGATCACGGCAAGCGAGTACAAGAGCGTGATGGCTCAGCTGGGCGACTTCCATGTCACCGAGACGGTCGCCGAGGCAGTGATCAAGACGAAGGACGCCAACGGCGACGGTCAGCTGACCTTCGACGAATTCTGGGCCTCGCTCAACAAGGCCTGA
- a CDS encoding L-serine ammonia-lyase → MAISVFDLFSIGIGPSSSHTVGPMRAAALFARRLKNEGLMAHTAAVRAELYGSLGATGHGHGTPKAVLLGLEGNSPRTVDVETADAQVERIRTGRRINLLGMHEIDFDFDKDLILHRRKALPYHANGMTIFAYDAQGALVLEKTYYSVGGGFVVDEDAVGEDRIKLDDTALKYPFRTGDELLRLAQETGLSISALMLENEKAWRSEDEIREGLLEIWRVMQACVSRGMSREGILPGGLKVRRRAANSARQLRAEGDALARSMEWITLYAMAVNEENAAGGRVVTAPTNGAAGIIPAVLHYYMNFVPGADEDGVVRFLLAAGAIGMLFKENASISGAEVGCQGEVGSACSMAAGALAEVLGGTPEQVENAAEIGMEHNLGLTCDPVGGLVQIPCIERNGMAAVKAVTAAKMAMRGDGSHKVSLDKVIKTMKETGADMSVKYKETARGGLAVNIIEC, encoded by the coding sequence GTGGCCATCTCGGTCTTCGACCTGTTCTCGATCGGCATAGGCCCGTCCAGCTCCCATACGGTCGGCCCGATGCGCGCGGCCGCCCTGTTCGCGCGGCGGCTCAAGAACGAGGGCCTGATGGCCCACACCGCCGCCGTACGTGCCGAGCTCTACGGTTCGCTGGGCGCGACCGGCCACGGCCACGGCACCCCGAAGGCCGTCCTGCTCGGCCTTGAAGGCAACTCTCCCCGTACCGTCGACGTCGAGACCGCGGACGCCCAGGTCGAGCGCATCCGCACCGGCCGCCGGATCAATCTGCTCGGTATGCACGAGATCGACTTCGACTTCGACAAGGATCTGATCCTGCACCGCCGCAAGGCGCTGCCGTACCACGCCAACGGGATGACGATCTTCGCGTACGACGCCCAGGGCGCACTCGTCCTGGAGAAGACGTACTACTCGGTGGGCGGCGGCTTCGTGGTCGACGAGGACGCCGTCGGCGAGGACCGGATCAAGCTCGACGACACCGCGCTGAAGTACCCGTTCCGCACGGGCGACGAGCTGCTTCGGCTGGCTCAGGAGACCGGTCTTTCGATCTCCGCGCTGATGCTGGAGAACGAGAAGGCCTGGCGCTCCGAGGACGAGATCCGCGAGGGTCTGCTGGAGATCTGGCGGGTCATGCAGGCCTGCGTCTCGCGCGGTATGTCCCGCGAGGGCATCCTGCCCGGCGGCCTCAAGGTCCGCCGCCGCGCGGCCAACTCCGCCCGCCAGCTCCGCGCCGAGGGCGATGCGCTGGCCCGCTCCATGGAGTGGATCACGCTGTACGCGATGGCCGTGAACGAGGAGAACGCCGCGGGCGGCCGCGTTGTCACCGCACCCACCAACGGCGCCGCGGGCATCATCCCGGCCGTGCTGCACTACTACATGAACTTCGTGCCCGGCGCCGACGAGGACGGCGTGGTCCGCTTCCTGCTCGCCGCCGGCGCGATCGGCATGCTCTTCAAGGAGAACGCCTCGATTTCCGGCGCCGAGGTCGGCTGCCAGGGCGAGGTCGGCTCCGCCTGCTCGATGGCCGCCGGCGCGCTGGCCGAGGTGCTCGGCGGCACCCCCGAGCAGGTCGAGAACGCCGCCGAGATCGGTATGGAGCACAACCTCGGCCTGACCTGCGACCCGGTCGGCGGCCTGGTGCAGATCCCGTGCATCGAGCGCAATGGCATGGCGGCGGTCAAGGCCGTGACGGCGGCGAAGATGGCGATGCGCGGCGACGGCAGCCACAAGGTCTCGCTCGACAAGGTCATCAAGACCATGAAGGAAACCGGTGCGGACATGTCGGTGAAGTACAAGGAGACCGCGCGCGGCGGCCTCGCGGTGAACATCATCGAGTGCTGA
- the gcvT gene encoding glycine cleavage system aminomethyltransferase GcvT — MSNVPRLTALDALHRSLGATMTDFAGWDMPLRYGSERDEHNAVRTKAGLFDLSHMGEITVTGPRAADLLDFALVGNIGGVAVGRARYTMICQEDGGILDDLIVYRLGETEYMVVANAGNAQVVLDALTARAEGYDAEVRDDRDAYALIAVQGPESPGILKSLTDADLDGLKYYAGLPGTVAGVPALIARTGYTGEDGFELFVKPQYAEKLWQSLTEAGAPVGLVPAGLSCRDTLRLEAGMPLYGHELTTALTPFDAGLGRVVKFEKTTNDGRFVGREALEAAAARAEANPPRKLVGLIAEGRRVPRAGFSVVAGGQVIGEVTSGAPSPTLGKPIAIAYVDAAHAAPGREGVGVDIRGTHEPYEVVALPFYKRQK, encoded by the coding sequence ATGAGCAACGTCCCCCGTCTGACCGCCCTCGACGCCCTGCACCGCTCGCTGGGCGCGACCATGACCGACTTCGCGGGCTGGGACATGCCGCTGCGGTACGGCAGTGAGCGCGACGAGCACAACGCCGTACGCACCAAGGCCGGTCTCTTCGACCTCTCGCACATGGGCGAGATCACCGTCACCGGACCGCGCGCCGCCGATCTCCTCGACTTCGCGCTGGTCGGCAACATCGGCGGAGTGGCCGTCGGCCGCGCCCGCTACACCATGATCTGCCAGGAGGACGGTGGGATCCTCGACGACCTGATCGTCTACCGCCTCGGCGAGACGGAGTACATGGTCGTCGCCAACGCGGGCAACGCCCAGGTGGTGCTGGACGCGCTGACCGCCCGCGCCGAGGGCTACGACGCCGAGGTTCGGGACGACCGCGACGCGTACGCGCTCATCGCCGTCCAGGGCCCGGAGTCCCCCGGCATCCTCAAGTCGCTGACCGACGCCGACCTGGACGGGCTGAAGTACTACGCGGGCCTGCCCGGCACGGTGGCCGGTGTCCCGGCGCTGATCGCCCGTACCGGCTACACCGGTGAGGACGGCTTCGAGCTCTTCGTCAAGCCGCAGTACGCCGAGAAGCTCTGGCAGTCGCTGACCGAGGCGGGCGCGCCCGTCGGTCTCGTCCCGGCCGGTCTGTCCTGCCGCGACACGCTCCGCCTGGAGGCGGGCATGCCGCTGTACGGGCATGAGCTGACCACCGCGCTGACCCCGTTCGACGCGGGCCTCGGCCGGGTCGTGAAGTTCGAGAAGACCACGAACGACGGGCGTTTCGTCGGCCGCGAGGCACTCGAGGCCGCCGCCGCGCGCGCCGAGGCCAACCCGCCGCGCAAGCTCGTCGGCCTGATCGCCGAGGGCCGCCGGGTCCCGCGCGCCGGCTTCTCCGTGGTCGCAGGCGGCCAGGTCATCGGCGAGGTCACCTCCGGTGCGCCCTCCCCGACCCTGGGCAAGCCGATCGCCATCGCGTACGTGGACGCGGCGCACGCCGCGCCGGGCCGCGAGGGCGTCGGCGTCGACATCCGCGGCACCCACGAGCCGTACGAGGTCGTCGCGCTGCCGTTCTACAAGCGCCAGAAGTGA
- the glyA gene encoding serine hydroxymethyltransferase translates to MSLLNAPLHELDPDVAAAVDAELHRQQSTLEMIASENFAPVAVMEAQGSVLTNKYAEGYPGRRYYGGCEHVDVVEQIAIDRIKALFGAEHANVQPHSGAQANAAAMFALLKPGDTIMGLNLAHGGHLTHGMKINFSGKLYNVVAYHVDSETGQVDMAEVERLAKESRPKLIIAGWSAYPRQLDFAAFRRIADEVGAYLMVDMAHFAGLVAAGLHPNPVPHAHVVTTTTHKTLGGPRGGVILSTQELAKKINSAVFPGQQGGPLEHVIAAKAVSFKVAATEEFKERQQRTLNGARILAERLVQADVTEHGVSVLSGGTDVHLVLVDLRNSELDGQQAEDRLHEVGITVNRNAIPNDPRPPMVTSGLRIGTPALATRGFQDEDFREVADIIAEALKPSYDTEALSARVSALAAKHPLYPGLK, encoded by the coding sequence ATGTCGCTTCTCAACGCCCCTCTCCATGAGCTGGACCCGGACGTCGCCGCCGCTGTCGACGCCGAGCTCCACCGCCAGCAGTCCACCCTCGAGATGATCGCCTCGGAGAACTTCGCTCCGGTCGCGGTCATGGAGGCGCAGGGCTCCGTCCTCACCAACAAGTACGCCGAGGGCTACCCGGGCCGCCGCTACTACGGCGGCTGCGAGCACGTCGATGTCGTCGAGCAGATCGCGATCGACCGCATCAAGGCGCTCTTCGGTGCCGAGCACGCCAACGTCCAGCCGCACTCGGGCGCCCAGGCGAACGCGGCCGCGATGTTCGCGCTGCTGAAGCCGGGCGACACCATCATGGGTCTGAACCTCGCCCACGGCGGGCACCTCACCCACGGCATGAAGATCAACTTCTCCGGCAAGCTGTACAACGTGGTCGCGTACCACGTGGACAGCGAGACCGGCCAGGTCGACATGGCCGAGGTCGAGCGCCTCGCCAAGGAATCCCGTCCGAAGCTGATCATCGCCGGCTGGTCCGCGTACCCGCGCCAGCTGGACTTCGCCGCCTTCCGCCGGATCGCGGACGAGGTCGGCGCGTACCTGATGGTCGACATGGCCCACTTCGCGGGCCTCGTCGCCGCCGGTCTGCACCCGAACCCGGTGCCGCACGCCCATGTCGTCACCACCACCACGCACAAGACCCTCGGCGGTCCGCGCGGCGGTGTGATCCTGTCGACGCAGGAGCTCGCCAAGAAGATCAACTCCGCGGTCTTCCCCGGTCAGCAGGGCGGTCCGCTGGAGCACGTCATCGCGGCGAAGGCGGTCTCCTTCAAGGTCGCGGCGACCGAGGAGTTCAAGGAGCGCCAGCAGCGCACGCTGAACGGCGCCCGTATCCTCGCCGAGCGTCTCGTCCAGGCCGATGTGACCGAGCACGGCGTCTCCGTCCTGTCCGGCGGTACGGATGTGCACCTGGTCCTGGTCGACCTGCGCAACTCCGAGCTGGACGGCCAGCAGGCCGAGGACCGCCTCCACGAGGTGGGCATCACGGTCAACCGCAACGCGATCCCGAACGACCCGCGGCCGCCGATGGTCACCTCGGGTCTGCGGATCGGCACCCCGGCGCTGGCCACCCGCGGTTTCCAGGACGAGGACTTCCGTGAGGTCGCCGACATCATCGCCGAGGCGCTGAAGCCGTCGTACGACACGGAGGCGCTGAGCGCCCGGGTCTCGGCCCTGGCCGCGAAGCACCCGCTTTACCCCGGCCTGAAGTAA
- a CDS encoding STAS domain-containing protein — protein sequence MSEGLTSTPYELLVPLPRPYGRVYRRQERTVVELHGEIDIAAVTLIGAYLDVVTAVRAHEVIVDLTHVEFFDCSGLALLCRARRRTTEFGGRLWVVCSRPATLRVFRAGGVLDVFRTLPTLDEALAAQDG from the coding sequence ATGTCCGAGGGGCTGACGTCCACGCCGTACGAGTTACTCGTCCCGCTCCCGAGACCGTACGGGCGGGTGTACCGGCGCCAGGAACGTACCGTCGTCGAGCTCCATGGCGAGATCGATATCGCCGCAGTCACGCTGATCGGCGCCTATCTCGATGTGGTCACCGCGGTGCGCGCCCACGAGGTGATCGTCGATCTGACGCATGTCGAGTTCTTCGACTGCTCCGGGCTGGCGCTGCTCTGCCGGGCCCGACGGCGCACCACGGAGTTCGGCGGCCGGCTGTGGGTGGTCTGCTCCCGGCCCGCGACTCTGCGCGTCTTCAGGGCGGGCGGCGTGCTGGACGTGTTCCGTACGCTGCCGACGCTGGACGAGGCTCTGGCGGCGCAGGACGGATGA